The proteins below are encoded in one region of Tachypleus tridentatus isolate NWPU-2018 chromosome 4, ASM421037v1, whole genome shotgun sequence:
- the LOC143249689 gene encoding threonine--tRNA ligase, cytoplasmic-like — MILDSEECFSVPINIFFILRRVLFSNISHQRCHLNKLVKSKEEMATKRMTELNPWPSYIQDRIELWDKFHAKYKQQLAEKQLDTIKITLPNGEVRDGQAWCTTPYQIAQEIRYETLDILASTELHFYKLAI, encoded by the exons ATGATTCTAGATTCTGAGGAATGTTTCTCTGTGCCAATCAATATCTTCTTTATCTTAAGGAGAGtacttttttcaaatatttcacatCAACGATGCCACCTTAACAAATTG gTAAAATCAAAGGAAGAAATGGCTACAAAAAGAATGACAGAG CTAAATCCATGGCCATCCTACATTCAGGACAGAATTGAATTATGGGATAAGTTTCATGCAAAGTACAAACAACAGTTAGCAGAAAAGCAGTTGGATACTATCAAAATCACCCTACCAAATGGTGAAGTTCGTGATGGCCAGGCTTGGTGTACCACACCATATCAGATAGCACAAGAAATAAGGTATGAAACATTAGACATTTTAGCTTCTACAGAATTGCATTTTTATAAACTTGCTATTTAA
- the LOC143248163 gene encoding uncharacterized protein LOC143248163 translates to MRAESRDLSQSVLEMMKYKISWSPSASILLFVFLLTLSPDVVKLDRPITPEESIRYEPITDGETENIIPISQSLSEQAENDKRTSSFFGLRGKKNYYDGKRTSPFFGLRGKREDFDSERTSPFFSLRGKRDDFEGKMVSPFFGLRGRREDFDYKRGSPFFGLRGKKFIEDDTMEKRVFHALRGKKDDSKVDSYINGFRNAYEDLSSESQLPFSDESKRAESFYGLRGKRFVKEMASTVLFNQDENQVTLRPVTKDLIFSQKPLAKNTCLKESVSVRAKDMESQLNDNEIS, encoded by the exons ATGAGAGCAGAGAGTAGAGACTTGAGCCAGAG cGTACTTGAAATGATGAAATACAAAATCAGCTGGTCTCCAAGTGCTTCCATTCTTCTATTTGTATTTCTTCTAACTTTGTCACCAGATGTCGTCAAACTAGATCGACCCATAACTCCAGAAGAAAGTATTCGTTATGAG CCAATCACTGATggagaaactgaaaatattataccTATTAGCCAATCATTATCTGAACAAGCAGAGAACGATAAGCGTACAAGTTCTTTCTTCGGTCTCAGAGGAAAAAAGAATTATTATGATGGCAAGCGAACGAGTCCGTTCTTTGGTTTAAGAGGAAAAAGAGAAGATTTTGACAGTGAGAGAACAAGTCCCTTTTTCAGTCTAAGAGGGAAGAGGGACGATTTTGAAGGAAAAATGGTGAGTCCATTTTTTGGTCTCCGAGGAAGACGGGAGGATTTCGATTATAAGAGAGGAAGTCCCTTTTTTGGCCTCAGAGGAAAAAAGTTTATTGAAGATGATACTATGGAAAAACGGGTTTTTCATGCTTTGCGGGGAAAGAAAGACGATTCCAAAGTCGACAGCTACATTAATGGTTTTAGAAATGCTTATGAAGACTTGTCATCCGAATCACAACTACCCTTCTCTGATGAAAGCAAGCGCGCCGAATCATTTTACGGTCTTCGAGGAAAACGATTTGTCAAAGAGATGGCTTCCACGGTg cTTTTTAACCAAGATGAAAATCAAGTCACACTCAGACCAGTAACAAAAGACTTGATATTTTCTCAAAAACCTTTAGCaaaaaatacttgtttaaaaGAATCTGTTTCTGTGCGTGCAAAAGACATGGAATCACAACTAAATGACAACGAAATTTCGTGA